CGGCGCAGATCACACCCGTGATCACACCGACGATGCCGCCGATCCAGCCTTCGTTGCGGCGCGCGACGCTGAAGGTGAAGCGGGACAGGCCGAGCACGGCATAGACCACGAGCAGCAGCCCGAGCACGACGGTGCCGTAGCGCGCGTACGGCCCGGTCAGCGAGCCCGCGTTCAGCCAGATGCCGAGTATCGTACCCGCCATCAGCGGCCACAGCCGCCTGACGATGTCGAGCAGATACGGACCGACGAAGGTCTGCCAGATATTGGTGACAACCGCCGGCACGATCACGATGGCGAGCGCCTGCGCCGGCGGCATGGTGACCGCGAGCACGCCCATCGACACCGTCGGCAGGCCGAGCCCGATCACGCCCTTGATGAAGCCTGCGAGCATGAAGGCGGCGGCGATCAGATAGAGCAGCGAGTCCGGCATGCCGGGTACATTGACCGATCCGCGCAATCGTTACAATCTGCAGACTCTCCGGCCAGCCTTCGGTCATGACAGAGGCACGGAGCTTGCGCGTCAGCCATGCGTTTCGATCTGGTCGACCTTCAGCTTTTCATCGCGGTGGCGGATGCGCGCAGCATCACGCGCGGCGCCGACCGGGCGCATCTGGCGCTTGCGTCCGCGAGCGCCCGGATCAAGGGTCTGGAAGACGCGCTCGGCGTCACCCTGCTCAAGCGCGGCCGCCGCGGCGTCGAGCTGACGCCGGCGGGAGAAAGCCTGCTCGACCACGCCCGCGTGATCATCCACGGTGTGGAGGCGATGCGCGGCGATCTCGCGAAATTCGCCAGCGGCATGCGCGCGAGCGTGCAGCTCCTCGCCAACACCGCGGGGCTGTCCGAGCATCTGCCGAGGGCGCTTGCGACATTCCTGCGCCAGCATCCGGACATCAATGTCGAGGTCGAGGAGCGGGAGAGCACCGACATCGCGGCGGCGATCGCAAGTGGCGCCGCCGAGCTCGGTTTTGCCGCCGAGCACGCGCTGCCCGGCAACATCGAGCGCTTCGCCTTCGGCGAGGACCGGCTGATGCTGGTGACGGCAAGGCGGGGGCCGTTTGCCGAGCGCCGCCAGATCGATTTCGCGGAAGTCGCCACCTGCGATTTCGTCGGGCTCACCAATGCGGCCGCGCTGCAGATGCACATCGCCAGGCATGCCGCGCGGCTCGGCATGCGGCTGCATGTTCGTGCCCGCCTGCGCGATTTCGATGCGATCTGCCAGATGGTGGCGGCAGACGTCGGCGTTGCGCTGGTGCCGGAGGCGGCGGCGCGCCGCTGCGCGCAGACCATGCCGATCGCAATCATTCGCTTGCGCGATTCCTGGGCCAACCGCAGGCTTGCGATCTGCGCCCGCAGCTTCAAGGCGCTGCCGCGTCCGGCGAAGCTCCTGGTCGAGCATCTGCGCCAGGCGGCGCTGCGCTGAGGAGATGGGCGATGCTGAAGGTCTGGGGGCGTCGCAGTTCGTTCAACGTGCAGAAGGTGATGTGGCTGATCGGCGAGCTCGGCCTCGCCCACGAGCATGTCGACGCCGGCGGCCGCTTCGGCGGCCTCGACGATCCGGCCTTTCTGGCGATGAACCCGCACGGCCGCGTGCCGGTGATCCAGGATGAGCGCGCGACCGTCTGGGAGTCGCATGCCATCCTGCGCTATCTTGCCGCGCGACATGGCGACGGCCGGTTCTGGTCGAGCGATCCAGCCGCGCGGGCGCGTGTCGATGGCTGGATGGATTGGTCGCAGACCTCGCTGCAGCCGGATTTCCTCGGCGGCGTGTTCTGGGGCTTCTACCGGACGCCCGAGGACCGGCGCGACTGGCGCGCGATCTCCGCCGCGTTGACGCGCTGCGCGGCGCATTTTGCCAGGCTCGACCGGCAGCTCATGGGCCGCTCCTATCTGTTGGGGGAGACGTTGAGCCTGGCGGACATCACCGCCGGCACCTCGCTCTACCGGTATTTCGAGCTGGAGATCGAGCGGCCGCCTTTGCCGGAGGTGGCGCGCTGGTATCGCGCCCTGCAGGCGCGCGAGGCGTTCCGCACGCATGTGATGATTCCGTTCGACGAGCTGCGGGGCAGGCTCGACTATTGATGCCGATGCGGCGCGGCGCTGCTGCCCTCGGCGCGGCCAAAGCGCGATTGCGGCAACCTTGCGGCGCTTCCGGTCAATGCCCCGCCGCTGATTTTTTTCATGAGCGCACCTCGCGACAGCGTCGCGCAAGCTTCGCATGGGACAGACGTCTGGTCAGGCCCGGGCCGGTTCATCCTGCAACCATAAGGATACCGTTCAGCCGGTGCCGCTTCCGCATCTGATCGAGGCAGCATGGAAACGTCGAGCGCGATTGCAACATTCTTGAGCTTCGGCCTGCCGGGAATCGGCTGCCTGGCGGTCGTCGAGAAGTTCGTTCCCCTGTTTCCTTCCTACGTCCTGCTGATGCTGCTCGGCCTCACCGTCGCCGACGGGCCGGCGCTCGCCACGACGATCATGGCAACGACTGCTGGATCGGTCATCGGCGCCATCGGCTGGTACGGGCTTGGCCGGGCGCTCGGTTCGCAACGTATCGAGGCTCTGGTGGCGCGCTACGGCAGGTACGTGTTTCTTCGACCCTCGCTCTATGGGCAGCTCACCAACGCCTATCGCGGCAACCATTTCTGGGTGACGCTGGTCGGCCAGACGCTGCCCACCGTGCGGATCTATCTGGCCCTGCCGGCTGGCGTGCTCGGGCTGAAGCCTGTCGCGTTCGTCGCCGCCACGTCGATCGGCACCGTGATCTGGAACATGCCGTTCCTCAGCCTCGGCTACGCGCTGCGAGGCACCAGCCACGATCCGGTCAGCGTCGGTTTTTGGGTGGTGGTCGCCCTTGTCACGATGGAGGCCGCGATCATCCTGGGCTTTCGTTTCTATCGCAGGTCGATCAGGCCGCCCTGTGGCACATGATGCCTTCGGTGTTGCCGAAGCCAGCCTCCGCGATTTCCAGATTGTCCCGGCCGGGGCACCCCGGAACAATGCGGTGGGCTTCAACGAACAAATCCGGGGAGATCGAGATGCCTGACGTATTGGCCGAGGTGAGACGGGGCTGGCTCGGCGGCAACGGGACACGTTTCCTGGAGGCAATCCACGCCGGGATCGTCGAGGCGCTGCATACGCCCGAGGACGACAAGGTGCTGCGGCTCGTCGAGCATGAGCCCGCGCATTTCGCAATTCCGGGCTCGGTCGGCGAGCGCTACACCCACATCGAGATCACGATGTTCGCCGGACGGACGCTCGCCGCCAAGCGCGCGCTGTACCGCGCGATCACGCGCAACCTCGAGCGCTTCGGCGTGCCGCCGGGCGACATCAAGATCATCCTGATCGAGGTGTCGCCGGAGAGCGTCGGGATGCGCGGCGGCAAGGCGGCCAGCGACATCGAGATCGGCTACGCGATCAACGTCTAGCTCCCAGTGGTCATTGCGAGGAGCTCGCGACAAAATTGCGAAGCAATTTTGTGCTGAAGCGACGAAGCAATCCAGACGCGTTGCGGATTTTTCTGGATCGCTTCGCTTACGCTCGCGATGACGAAGAGAATGTAGCGCGCGGTTATTTCGTCGTCTCGACGCCGGCGTCCTTGATCACCTTGGCCCATTTCTGCGTCTCGGACGCGATGTAGGCGCGGAATTCGTCCGGCGTGTCGGGGGCGAGCGAAAGTCCCTGTTCGGCGAGCTTGGCCTTCACATTGGGATCGGCCATCGCCTCCCCCGCGACGCGGTTCAGCTTGTCGAGCGCCGCGCGCGGCATCGCCGCCGGTCCGATCATGCCGTACCAGTTCTCGATCAACAGGCCGGGCATGCCGACTTCGGCCGTGATCGGCACGTCGGGCGCAGTCGCGGCGCGCTCGCGTGCGCCGAGCGCGATGGGGCGCAACAGGCCCGCCTTGATGTGCGGCAGCAGCACCGGCAAATCGAGGAATGTCATCTGCACCTGCTGGCCGAGCAGGTCGTTCACCGCCGGCGCGGCGCCCCGATAGGGCACATGGACGACGTCGATCTTCGCGGTCAGCTTGAACAATTCGCCGGCGAGATGCGGCAGGCTGCCCGGGCCAGAGGAGGCGAAGTTCAGTTTTCCCGGCTCTGCCTTCGCAAGCCGGACCAGCTCGTCCATGGTCGTCACGGGCACGCTGGTGGCGACGACCAGCATCTCAGGCACGGTCGCGACCAGCGTGATCGGCGCGAGATCTTTCGCGGCATCATAGGCGACCTTCTCCATGGTCGGGCTGATGACGAGCGCGCTCGCGCTGACGATGCCGATGGTGTAGCCGTCCGGATTGGCTTTCGCGATCGCGTCGGTACCGAGCACGCCCGCTTGCCCGCCGCGATTGTCGATCACGATCGGCTGCTTGACGATCTCCGACATGCGCTGGCCGATCACACGCGCGATGATGTCGTTCGGGCCGCCCGGCGGAAACGGCACGATCAGCCGGATCGGTTTTGTGGGAAAATCCTGCGCTGCGGCGAACGCGGGCGGCAGCAGCATCGACAGCATCGTCAGCGCTTTGCCCAGACTCCGCATGCCGGCCTCCTTACCTGAGCCGTTTTTGCCTCATGGCGAGGAGGTGCTTGCGCCGTCTCGAATCATGATGGCTTGCCGAGGGCCTCACCCTTCGAGACGCGGCGCAGGCGCCGCCCCTCAGGATGAGGACAATAGCCTAGCTCGTCAGCAGCTTCATCGCCGCTTCATGCACCCGTGGGTCGCCCGCCGCGATGATCCGGCCGCCGCCCTGGGCGGGATTGCCTTCCCAGGTGGTGACGATGCCGCCGGCGCCGGTGACGATCGGGATCAGGGCCGCGATGTCGTAGGATTTCAGCTCGGTCTCGATCACGAGATCGAGGTGGCCGGCGGCCAGCATGCAGTAGGAATAGCAGTCGCCGCCATAGCGCGTCAGCCGCACCTGGCTTTCGACCCGGCCGAAGGCGGCGCGGTCGGCGGCGTTCATCAGCAGGGGACTCGTGGTGTAGGAAGTCGCCTCGGCAAGCGAGGCGCAGCGCCGCACGGTGAGCCGCCGTTCCCCCGAGGGTCCCCGGTAGTTGGCGACGCCATTGTCGCCGGAAAAGCGCTCACCGATATAGGGCTGGTGCATCATGCCGAACACCGGCATGCCCTTGTGCAACAGTCCGATCAGCGTGCCCCAGGTCGGAAAGCCGGCGATGAAGGATTTGGTGCCGTCGATCGGATCCAGCACCCAGACGTAGTCGGCGTCCTCGCGCTCATTGCCGAATTCCTCGCCGACGATGCCGTGTTGCGGGAACTGGGCCTTGATCAGCCGGCGCATCACGGCTTCGGCCGCGCGGTCGGCCTCGGTCACCGGATCGAAATCGTGGGTGGTCGCCTTGTTGTCGATCGAGAGCGAGGTGCGGAAGAAGGGCAGGATGGTCTCCCCCGAGGCGGTCGCCAGGCGGCCAATGAAGGCGGAGAAATCGATGACCGTCACGGTGATTCCCTGAACGGAGGAGGGGGCCTTCTTGCCTAACCCAAACCCGCGCGCCGCGCACCTTCCGAAAAGGCAGCTGCCCGATGGGCCGGCCGCCGTGAATCAGGCCGCTTGATCCGGCATGATCCCGCAGCCGCCTCTTGCTCGGCGTCGCGACAGGCGATAGCGCGGCGGACGTTAGAAGGCGAATCACGTGCCGGCGCGCTGGTATATTTTCCGACCACAGCCGCCATCACGAAATCGCGAGCTATTTCAGAGGCTTCGGAGCGGATGGGCTCGATTCGCCCTTATCGTTCTATAAAGCATTGATTTTGCTAAATAAAATATCAAGTCACCGAGGTGTTGCACGAACGCAAGCATCGCCAACTTAACGTGGGAAATGTTTGAAAAACTCTTGCACTTTGTGCAGCGCGGTCGCATATTGTTGCGGTGCGGTAGCGCCTCGCGCTATCGCTGCCCTCCTTGGGCGTTTCCTCCCTAGACTTGGGCCGCTTGTTCATTCAAGCGGCCCTTTTTTCTTGGGAGAGGCCAAATTTCTTGGAGAGGCTAGCTTCTTGAGAAGCCCGGGCACTGTCATTCCGGGCAAAGCGCAAGCCCGGAATGACAGGATCCCAGGTGGGGTGGCCCTGGCGGACCGGCCTGGAATGAATAAGAGAATGTCGGGATCGCGACTTTATTCCGCGGCCGCCTGGAAAGGTCCGAGATCGCCGAGCGGGACGGTGGCCAGCGCATCGGCCAGCGTCGCGAAATCGGCCGCCACCTGGGCGAAGCGCGGGCTCTTCTCGCGGCGCCGTTCGTCCATGTAGATCGCCCGGTTGAGCTCGAGCTGGATGGCATGCAGGCCGGAGGCCGGATTGCCGTAATGCTCGGTGATGAAGCCCCCGGCATAGGGCTTGTTGCGGCCGACCGAATAGCCGAGCTGGCTCATGGTTTCCTCGACCCGCTCGGGCAGCAGCGGCGCGCAACTCGTGCCGTAACGGTCGCCGATCACGATGTCGGGCCGCCGCGGCTCGTCGCGCGAGACCCCGACCGAGGGCATCGAATGGCAGTCCACCATGACCACGGTGCCGAACGCTTGGTGCACCTTGTTGATCAGCCGCCGCAGCGCCCGGTGGTAGGGCTTGTAGAGCGCTTCGATCCGCCGCAGCGCGTCTTCGACCGACAGGCGCTCGCGATAGATCTCCTGGCCGTCGCCGACCACACGCGGGATGGTGCCGAGCCCGCCGGCCACCCGCATCGATCGCGTGTTGGCAAAGCTCGGCAGGCGGCCGGCGAACATGCGCGGGTCGAGCTCATAGGGCTCGCGATTGACGTCGACATAGGAGCGCGGGAAATGAACCCGCACGACCGGAAAGCCGCGCGCGCTCAAACCTGCAATCAGCTCGTCCATGAAGGAATCTTCGGAGCGGCGCAGCGTCGCAAGATCGATCCGCGAGGCGGACAGGAAATCCTGCGGATAGACCGAGCCGGAGTGTGGCGAATTGAAGATGATCGGCGCCCGCCACGCAGCCGGCTCCACGATCTCGAATGGAGGCGATAGTTCGCCGTCGGGTCTCAAATCCGCCACGCTAGCGCCGTCCCACAATTCCGCTCTTTTCAGGCCCTGAAAGCGATTCGGCCGCAAAGACGGAGTTTTATCGACACGCATTGTCGGTAATCGCAGCCGTTCTGCCAAGCGAAAAAGTCTTACGGCCGATTGGAACGCTGCTTAACAATCGGCAAAGACTTAGCCCTGAAAGACTTAACCCTGAAAGACTTGGCCCTGAAAGACCTGGCCCCGAAAGACCTGGCCCTGAAACTCTTGGCCCCGAAAGACTTGGCCTTGATTGATGCAAGGGGCTGGTCCACAAATGGGCTTGAGACCGCCTGTCCGCGATGCCGGCCGCGCGCCTTTCACCCGAAATTTACCCTCTGTCGGGCTTAGTGTACGGACCGCTCCTCCTTCAGCCGGATTCGACGAACCGCCGCCATGCACAAGATTCTCCTCGCCGAAGACGACAACGACATGCGCCGCTTCCTGGTCAAGGCGCTGGAAAACGCCGGCTATCAGGTCTCGCCGCACGACAATGGCATGTCGGCCTATCAGAGGCTGCGCGAGGAGCCGTTCGAGATGCTGTTGACCGACATCGTGATGCCGGAAATGGACGGCATCGAGCTCGCGCGCCGCGCCTCGGAACTCGACCCCGACATCAAGATCATGTTCATCACCGGCTTTGCCGCCGTGGCGCTGAATTCGGATTCGGAAGCGCCGAAGAACGCCAAGGTGCTGTCGAAGCCGGTGCATCTGCGCGAGCTCGTCAGCGAAGTTAACAAGATGCTGGCCGCCTGAGGTCCCGCCGGCGGCCTGCCGGTTCGGGGCGAAAAGGCGCATCCGGAGCCAAAACGCCGGGTTGCCTGCCCGCGCCGGAGCCGATATACGGACCCCCGACCCACGAAATAAGCGTTTCGGGCACGTAGCTCAGCGGGAGAGCACTACCTTGACATGGTAGGGGTCACAGGTTCGATCCCTGTCGTGCCCACCATCCTTCGCTCGCGAAACGAGGCAGGATGCCGCGCCGGAGCCATTTGGCGGAGGCGGACTGGCGACCCATATCCTCGCTATCCTTATTCCTGTCGAGCGCGGGTATGGCCATGACGAAGGCTTTCAAGGTCGGCGACCACGTGAGCTGGAATTCGGAAGCCGGCAGGGTGCGCGGCACCATCATCCGCGTGCACACCAGCGACGTCGACTACAAGGGCTACGTCCACCACGCGAGCGCCGACGATCCGCAATACGAGATCAAGAGCGACAAGACCGACCACGTCGCGTTGCACCGCGGCCGCGTGCTGCGGCATCTGTCCACGTAGAGTGCGGAGCTGACATGGCTCATCCGTTCTTCACCATCGGCCATGGCACGCGCCCGCTCGACGAATTCGTCGCGCTGCTGGCAAGTGTCGAGGTCACGCTGGTCGCCGATGTCCGCACGGTGCCGCGCTCGCGCACCAACCCGCAGTATAACCGCGAGACATTGCCGGATGCGCTTGCGCCGTTCGGCATCAGCTACGAGCACATCGCCGCGCTCGGTGGTCTGCGCAGTCGCAAGCGCGAGGTCGATGCCGGCGTCAACGCGTTCTGGCAGAACGACAGCTTCCACAATTATGCCGACTACGCGATGGGCGCGGGCTTCCACGAAGGACTTTTCCATCTGCGCGCGCTCGGCCGCGATCGGCGCTGCGCCATCATGTGCGCGGAAACGCTGTGGTGGCGCTGTCACCGGCGCATCATCACCGACTATCTGCTGGCGGCGGGCGAAACCGTATTCCACGTGCTCGGGCCGGGCCATGTCGAGCCGGCTGTCATGAACGCGGCCGCGCGGCCGCAAGCCGGCGACGTGCTGGTCTATCCGGCGGCGGCCTGAGCGCGCGCAGCTTAGCGCTTCATGGTGCGGAAGGTGATGGAGTAACGGCGCGCCTCAACCGGCGGAATCGAATGCTCCCATACGCGCCGCGCCTCGCCATCCATCAGATAGAGCGAGCGCGGTTCGGCATCGAGCGTGAAACGCTGCCACTTTGCCCCGTCGCGGCGACGAAAGCGGAACCTGCACGGCGCGCCCAGCGAAAGCCCGAACACCTTGTCGAAATGCGGCTTGTCGCGATGCCAGCCGATGCCGGCGCCGATCTCGTATTCGGTGCAGAGAATTTGCCGCACGCTGTCGTCGGGCAGGCCGCCGAAATCCGCGACGCGGCGCGCGACCTCTTCGAGCCAGTCCGGGATCGGCTCGGCCTCCAGCATCCGCTGCAGCGTGTAGTCGTAGCGGAAGCCGAACGACTTCACCCGCCGCTTGCCCTCGAAGGCGCCGAACTGGAACGGCGCGAGCGGCAGTTCCGCGATGCGCGCGATCAGCTCTTTCTCTGCCGTCCGCGAAATGAAGTCCGGCGTGGTGCGCAGCCCCTGCGGAACCGGAGTCTGATCGTCAAATAACGCAAGCTGGGACATCGGCGGCGACATGCGCGAGAGGGATCAACACTGCCGATATGGGAATTTTCCGCGGGAATCACAGGGGAGAGCGCAGCTCACCGCGCCCTCCCGCAACCAGAGCATGATCCGGAAAAGTGTGTAGCGGTTTTCCCTCGCGACAAACGCGGAACGCGTTTGCGCGGAGATCATGCTCAATCAAGAACCTAAAGCGCGATGACGACTCAGCCTGATCTCATCGCGCTTTAGCCGGCGCTACCCGCAAGATGCCGGCCCGCGATGTAGCCGAAGGTCAGCGCGGGGCCGAGCGTGATGCCGGCGCCCGGATAGTTGCCGCCCATGATGCTCGCCATGTCGTTGCCTGCTGCGTAGAGCCCGGGAATCGGCTTGCCCTCGGCGTCGAGCGCCTGCGCGTTCTCGTTGGTCTGGATGCCGGCATAGGTGCCGAGATCGCCGATCACCATCTTGATCGCGTAGAACGGTCCGTCCTCGATCGGCGCGATGCAGGGGTTGGGACCATGCAGTGCGTCGCCCTGGTAGCGGTTGTACGCCCGCGAGCCCTTGCCGAAGAAGGGATCGCGGCCTTCCGCCGCCACGGCGTTGAACTCCGCGACCGTCGCCTCCAGCCCCTTCGCATCGATACCGGCGGCGGCCGCGAGTTCGGCCAATGACGCGCCGCGCTTCAGATACCCGGAGCGCAGGTGATGGCCGAGCGGCATCGGGAACGGCGGCACGCAGCCGAGCCCGTAGCGGCGCAAGGAGCGATGGTCGGTGATGAGGAAGGAGGCGATCTCCTCGCCGGGTCCTGCGGCCTTCATCATCTCCTGCACGAAGTCGTGGTAGGAATTGCCTTCATTGGCAAAGCGTCTGCCGTCGCGCATCACGGCGATGACGCCCGGTTTTGCCCGGTCGATGAAATGCGGCATCACGCCTGTCGAGCCGTCCTTGCGCGTCGTCTGCGACACCGGCACCCAGGCCGCCGCATTCGGCAGACGGTCCTCGATGCGGCCGCCGGCTGCTTCCGCGAGCCGCAAGCCGTCGCCGGTGTTGCCCGATGGCCCCGGCGAAAAATGCTCCTGTCCCGTCGGCGCATGCGGAAACATCTTCTTGCGCCGCTCGACGTCGTGCGGGAAGCCGCCGCAGGCGAGCACAACGCCGCGCCTGGCGTTAACGCGGATCGGGCGGCCGTCCTTCTCGACGACGGCGCCGCGCACCACACCATTCTCGACGATCAACTCGCGCACCGGCGAAGACAGCCACATCGGGATCTTGAGGTCGAAGGCCGATTTGGCGAGCCGGCCGGCCAGCGCATTGCCATTGGTCAGCGTCATGCCGCGGCCAAAGCGCAGCACGTCGCGGAAATGCCTGGACAGGCGCTTTGCGACATAGACCGCCGAGGTCAGCGATTTCGTCGCGCGCATGAAGTGGATGATCTCCTTGCCGCTTCCCAGCATCATCCCGAACACGGTGAGCTCGGGCAGGGGATTGCCGAGGTCCTTGATGGCGTCCCCGAGCTCGTGGCCGTCGAACGGCCGCGTCACCATCGAGCGGCCGCCCTGCGCGCCGCCGGGCGCTTCGGCGTGATAGTCGGGGAAGGTCAGGGGCATGTCGAAGCGCAGCGCGGTCTTCGTGGTGAAGAAATCGACTGCCTCGGGGCCAGCGGCGAGGAACGCATCGACCCGCGCGGCATCGAAATTGTTGCCGGCCTCGTGCCGCAGATAATTGCGCGCCTGCCCCTCGCTCTCCGCGATGCCCCAGTCGCGCGCGAGTTTCGTGCCCGGAATCCAGAGCCAGCCGCCCGAGCGCGCGGTGGTGCCGCCGAAGCGCGGCTCCTTCTCCACGATCAGGACGTTGAGCCCGCGATGGCCGGCGGTGACGGCCGCGGACATGCCGGCGCAGCCGGAGCCCGCGACCAGCACGTCGCATTCGTAGGTTTCTTCGTTGTCGGCCACGGGAACAATCCTACTTCTTGAGCAGCGGGCACTTGGATTCGGAGACCGGACGGTAGGCGTCCTCGCCCTTCACGGTCTTGACGATGGTGAGATAGTCCCACGGCTCCTTCGACTCCGAGGGCTTCTTCACCTTGGCGAGATACATGTCGCGGATGACGCGGCCGTCCTCGCGCAGCTTGCCGCCATGCACGAAGGCGTCCTCGATCGGCAGCTCGCGCATCTTCGCCATCACCGCTTTCGGATCGTCGCTGCCGGCGGCCTGGATCGCTTTCAGATAATGCAGCACCGAGCCGTAGACGCCGGTGTGGATCATGGTCGGCATCACGCCAGTCCGGGCGAAGAACTTCTTCGACCAGGCGCGGGTCTTGTCATCCATGTTCCAGTAGGACGCCGTGGTCATGTAGGTGCCTTGGGCGGCCTCGAGCCCGATCGCGTGCACGTCGGTGTCGAACATCAACAGCCCGACGAGTTTCTGGCCGCCCTTGACGAGCCCGAACTCGCCGGACTGCTTGATCGCGTTGTCGGTGTCCTGCCCGGCATTGGCAAAGGCGACGACATCGGCCTTCGAGCTCTGCGCCTGCAGCGCGAAGGAGGAGAAGTCCGCGGTGTTGGTCGGATGGCGCACGCCGCCGAGCACGGTGCCGCCGAGTTCCTTGACGAAGCGCGTGGCATCCTTCTCGAGCTGCTGGCCGAAGGCGTAGTCGGCGGTGATGAAGAACCAGGACTTGCCGCCCTCGGCGATCACGGCCGACGCCGTCACCTTCGACAGCGCATAGGTGTCATAGGCGAAGTGCACGGTGTTGGGGCTGCACAATTCGTCAGTCAGGGAACTCGCGCCGGGACCCGACAGCAGCGCGATCTTGTTGCGCTCCTTCACCATGTTGTGCACGGCGATCGCGATGCCGGAGTTCGGGATGTCGACGACGGCGTCGACCTTGCCGTTGTCGAACCAGTCGCGCACGATCTGGGTGCCGACATCGGTCTTCATCTGGTGATCGGCGCTGATGATCTGGATCGGCTTGCCGAGCACGGCCGGCCCGAATTCCTCGACCGCCATCTTTGCCGCCTCGACCGAGCCGGGCCCGCTGTTGTCACGCCCCCAGCTCGACAGGTCGGTCAATACGCCGATGCGCACCGCGTCGTCGGAGATTTGCGCGGATGCCCCCGATACCGTCACGGCAAGAAT
This genomic interval from Bradyrhizobium sp. NP1 contains the following:
- a CDS encoding FAD-dependent oxidoreductase; the protein is MSAAVTAGHRGLNVLIVEKEPRFGGTTARSGGWLWIPGTKLARDWGIAESEGQARNYLRHEAGNNFDAARVDAFLAAGPEAVDFFTTKTALRFDMPLTFPDYHAEAPGGAQGGRSMVTRPFDGHELGDAIKDLGNPLPELTVFGMMLGSGKEIIHFMRATKSLTSAVYVAKRLSRHFRDVLRFGRGMTLTNGNALAGRLAKSAFDLKIPMWLSSPVRELIVENGVVRGAVVEKDGRPIRVNARRGVVLACGGFPHDVERRKKMFPHAPTGQEHFSPGPSGNTGDGLRLAEAAGGRIEDRLPNAAAWVPVSQTTRKDGSTGVMPHFIDRAKPGVIAVMRDGRRFANEGNSYHDFVQEMMKAAGPGEEIASFLITDHRSLRRYGLGCVPPFPMPLGHHLRSGYLKRGASLAELAAAAGIDAKGLEATVAEFNAVAAEGRDPFFGKGSRAYNRYQGDALHGPNPCIAPIEDGPFYAIKMVIGDLGTYAGIQTNENAQALDAEGKPIPGLYAAGNDMASIMGGNYPGAGITLGPALTFGYIAGRHLAGSAG
- a CDS encoding ABC transporter substrate-binding protein produces the protein MRAYALACAILAVTVSGASAQISDDAVRIGVLTDLSSWGRDNSGPGSVEAAKMAVEEFGPAVLGKPIQIISADHQMKTDVGTQIVRDWFDNGKVDAVVDIPNSGIAIAVHNMVKERNKIALLSGPGASSLTDELCSPNTVHFAYDTYALSKVTASAVIAEGGKSWFFITADYAFGQQLEKDATRFVKELGGTVLGGVRHPTNTADFSSFALQAQSSKADVVAFANAGQDTDNAIKQSGEFGLVKGGQKLVGLLMFDTDVHAIGLEAAQGTYMTTASYWNMDDKTRAWSKKFFARTGVMPTMIHTGVYGSVLHYLKAIQAAGSDDPKAVMAKMRELPIEDAFVHGGKLREDGRVIRDMYLAKVKKPSESKEPWDYLTIVKTVKGEDAYRPVSESKCPLLKK